A single genomic interval of Eurosta solidaginis isolate ZX-2024a chromosome 3, ASM4086904v1, whole genome shotgun sequence harbors:
- the csul gene encoding protein arginine N-methyltransferase 5, with protein MPYICLLQEGNESLPRLMDKAQQNGFSVIATPINAADIPTEFQAAPMCDRQAEFTYADLIFPSDCWNGKVISILSDTIDCDAEDVVVRRTAEEVLKRDISWAEHLQYGGYTMLQLKSCKNLNLARIASSNVKGLLLVQVPLYNSKVAQSTWRRDIDDEALERLEQQDTWQWWNSFRWAADFNPKIKVVLELSEGECPTLDVVRRWMGEPVEAIIIPSTMFICNRQNYPVLPKAWQEILSYFMRARLNIIISSDVNDNGIKLYAEYMLRFQEIHGDFHELQAFEDVLEEPLQPLYDNLDCYTYEVFEKDPAKYRLYQEAIEQALLDRVADKDKKQELTVIMVLGAGRGPLVRSALNAAENTGRKVRVYIIEKNPNAIRTLNAIAKKLWSTKDVLIFSKDMRDFSPPEPADILVSELLGSFGDNELSPECLDCAQKLLKPDGISIPCKSTSYINPIMSSKLLNGVRQVLRHETFGRQKQATYHTHAESGFVVLLKNIFNIGLPQSLFEFVHPNPQDPINNSRYKALRFEVEMDCVLTGIAGYFDTVLYKDITLSINPQTHTPGMFSWFPMYFPFTEPMDIKKGQTIEIHFWRCVTKQKIWYEWCLAAPFRTHIHNHGGRSCPIYCT; from the exons ATGCCTTACATTTGCTTACTACAAGAAGGCAACGAAAGCCTACCGCGTCTCATGGATAAAGCACAACAAAATGGATTTTCTGTCATAGCAACCCCAATAAATGCCGCGGATATCCCAACGGAATTTCAAGCAGCGCCAATGTGTGATCGACAAGCAGAATTTACCTATGCCGATTTGATCTTTCCGTCGGACTGCTGGAATGGAAAGGTAATAAGTATTCTATCGGATACCATTGATTGTGATGCAGAGGATGTTGTGGTGCGACGCACTGCCGAAGAAGTACTGAAACGTGATATATCATGGGCAGAACATTTACAATACGGTGGCTACACAATGCTGCAATTGAAATCTTGTAAAAATCTCAATTTGGCGCGCATTGCATCGAGTAATGTCAAAG ggTTGCTACTCGTACAAGTACCACTATACAATTCAAAGGTGGCACAATCCACCTGGCGGAGAGATATTGACGATGAAGCTTTAGAACGTTTGGAACAACAAGATACGTGGCAGTGGTGGAATAGTTTTCGTTGGGCTGCCGATTTTAATCCAAAAATCAAGGTGGTACTCGAGCTAAGCGAAGGCGAATGCCCAACGCTGGATGTTGTGCGTCGTTGGATGGGAGAACCAGTCGAGGCTATAATTATACCCTCTACAATGTTCATCTGTAATCGTCAAAACTATCCAGTGCTGCCAAAGGCATGGCAAGAGATTTTATCGTATTTTATGCGCGCGCGACTAAATATTATTATATCATCGGACGTGAATGATAATGGCATCAAGCTCTACGCAGAGTATATGCTACGCTTCCAAGAAATACACGGTGACTTTCATGAGCTGCAAGC gtttgAAGACGTACTTGAGGAACCACTGCAACCCCTATATGACAACTTGGACTGTTATACTTACGAAGTTTTTGAAAAGGATCCTGCGAAGTATAGGTTATATCAGGAAGCTATTGAACAAGCGCTTTTGGATCGTGTAGCCGATAAAGACAAGAAACAGGAACTG ACGGTTATAATGGTATTGGGTGCCGGCCGTGGTCCTCTTGTGCGATCTGCTTTAAATGCTGCCGAAAACACTGGACGAAAAGTACGCGTTTATATTATAGAGAAAAATCCCAATGCTATACGTACACTAAATGCGATTGCCAAAAAGTTATGGAGCACTAAAG ATGTACTAATTTTTTCCAAAGATATGCGTGACTTCTCACCACCTGAACCAGCCGATATTCTAGTATCCGAACTTCTTGGTTCATTTGGCGACAATGAACTTTCACCCGAGTGCTTGGACTGTGCACAAAAACTATTAAAACCCGATGGCATTAGCATTCCATGCAAATCTACCTCATATATAAATCCAATAATGTCTTCGAAACTATTAAATGGTGTACGTCAAGTTTTGCGTCATGAGACATTCGGACGTCAAAAACAGGCTACCTATCATACGCATGCTGAAAGCGGTTTTGTTGTgctactcaaaaatatttttaatattggtTTGCCGCAGTCGCTATTTGAATTTGTACATCCTAATCCGCAAGACCCTATCAATAATAGTCGTTATAAAGCTTTACGTTTTGAAGTTGAAATGGATTGTGTGTTGACAGGCATCGCAGGCTATTTTGATACTGTACTCTATAAGGATATTACTTTGAGTATTAATCCGCAAACGCATACGCCAGGCATGTTTTCCTGGTTTCCAATGTACTTTCCATTTAcg GAGCCAATGGATATAAAGAAGGGTCAAACGATTGAAATACATTTTTGGCGTTGCGTTACAAAACAGAAAATCTGGTATGAATGGTGTTTAGCTGCTCCCTTCCGCACGCATATACATAATCATGGCGGACGTTCTTGCCCCATATATTGTACATAA